In the Hyphomonadaceae bacterium BL14 genome, one interval contains:
- the dapA gene encoding 4-hydroxy-tetrahydrodipicolinate synthase, translating into MLRGSMTALVTPFKNGAVDEAAFANLVERQIAAGTHGLVPAGTTGETPCLTRAEHLRVIDLCVEVCAARVPVIAGTGNNATAATIEVQRHAKTVGADAGLVVAPYYNKPSQDGIAAHIEAVADAVALPIFVYNIPGRSVVDILPETMARIARHPNVIGSKDASARMERVTEHRALVGNSFIQLSGDDATSLGFNAHGGVGAISVTSNLAPQLCAQFQTAMLEGRWDEARTLHDTLAPLHAALFAAPSPAPVKYGLSLLGLCSDEVRLPLTPCPEPVKARVRAAMESCGLI; encoded by the coding sequence ATGCTGCGCGGCTCCATGACGGCTCTCGTGACGCCCTTCAAGAATGGCGCCGTGGACGAGGCGGCCTTCGCCAACCTTGTCGAGCGCCAGATCGCAGCGGGCACCCATGGCCTGGTGCCTGCGGGCACCACAGGCGAGACGCCCTGTCTGACGCGCGCCGAACATCTGCGCGTGATCGATCTGTGCGTCGAAGTGTGTGCCGCGCGCGTCCCCGTCATTGCCGGGACCGGCAATAACGCCACCGCTGCGACCATCGAGGTGCAGCGCCACGCCAAGACCGTCGGCGCCGATGCAGGGCTTGTGGTTGCTCCGTATTACAACAAGCCGTCCCAGGACGGGATTGCGGCTCACATCGAGGCGGTGGCGGATGCCGTGGCCCTGCCGATCTTCGTCTACAACATCCCCGGCCGCTCGGTGGTCGATATCCTGCCCGAAACCATGGCCCGCATCGCGCGCCACCCCAATGTCATCGGGAGCAAGGACGCCAGCGCGCGCATGGAGCGCGTCACCGAGCACCGCGCGCTGGTCGGCAACAGCTTCATCCAGCTATCGGGCGATGACGCAACGTCCCTGGGCTTCAACGCCCATGGCGGCGTCGGCGCCATCTCCGTCACCTCCAACCTGGCACCCCAGCTGTGCGCTCAGTTCCAGACCGCCATGCTGGAGGGGCGCTGGGATGAGGCGCGCACGCTGCATGACACGCTCGCGCCCCTGCACGCGGCCCTGTTCGCCGCGCCCAGTCCTGCGCCGGTGAAATACGGCCTGTCGCTGCTGGGCCTATGCTCGGACGAGGTGCGCCTGCCGCTCACGCCATGCCCGGAGCCGGTGAAGGCGCGCGTGCGCGCGGCCATGGAAAGCTGCGGCCTGATATGA
- the smpB gene encoding SsrA-binding protein SmpB, with product MSSSGPDKGLVAVNRRARFDYEITDTFEAGMVLTGTEVKSLRMGKANIAESYVSPEKGEIWLINCDIPPYGHGNRFNHDPKRARKLLLHKREMNKLAGSVQKDGLTIVPLRLFFNERGMAKLQIGLAKGKKTVDKRETIKQRDWNRSKQRILKNFG from the coding sequence ATGAGCAGTTCGGGACCTGACAAGGGCCTGGTCGCCGTCAACCGGCGCGCCAGGTTCGATTACGAAATCACCGATACGTTCGAGGCGGGCATGGTGCTGACCGGCACCGAGGTCAAAAGCCTGCGCATGGGCAAGGCCAATATCGCCGAATCCTATGTCAGCCCGGAAAAGGGCGAGATCTGGCTGATCAATTGCGACATCCCGCCCTACGGCCACGGCAACCGCTTTAATCATGACCCGAAGCGCGCCCGTAAGCTGCTGCTGCACAAGCGCGAAATGAACAAGCTTGCCGGCTCGGTCCAGAAAGACGGGCTGACCATCGTGCCCCTGCGCCTGTTCTTCAACGAGCGCGGCATGGCCAAGCTCCAGATCGGTCTGGCCAAAGGCAAGAAGACCGTCGACAAGCGCGAAACCATCAAGCAACGCGACTGGAACCGCAGCAAGCAGCGGATCTTGAAGAATTTCGGGTGA
- a CDS encoding amidohydrolase family protein — MTRFSIRALGAFLAPLALAAALPVSAAAQTIAVTNGRVITNGEAGVIETGTVLIRDGVIAEVGAQVRIPSGARVIDAQGGWITPGLFHPQTELGLVEVSAETGARDNAASGSTFTAAMDVADSFNPAGNHIASARIKGVTRFAVHPAVGSAIIAGRGALADASGAPDSLFADRQFMLVDLSVSGARTAGGARSAAWAYLRAAIEDARFYPGRFMAHHEGDAINRFDAAAMVDVARGAMPLIMRMDRASDIRRAIQFAGRYPNIRLIIVGGAEAHLMADEIAQAGIPVILDPMRNLPESFDTLAASNRAAATLHAAGVQLAYTTLGSDLYWNPRLLRQHAGIAVAHGASWDDAFRAVTLTPAEIYGVADRFGSLETGKAADVVVWDGDPLEVLSAPTAVLIDGQVTSLETRQTRLRDRYAVLRREGEHGYAH, encoded by the coding sequence ATGACCCGCTTTTCCATACGCGCCCTTGGCGCTTTCCTCGCCCCGCTGGCGCTGGCCGCCGCCCTGCCCGTCAGCGCCGCGGCCCAGACGATCGCGGTCACCAATGGCCGCGTCATCACCAATGGCGAAGCCGGGGTGATCGAAACCGGCACGGTACTGATCCGCGATGGCGTCATCGCCGAGGTGGGCGCGCAGGTGCGCATCCCGTCCGGTGCGCGCGTGATTGACGCGCAAGGCGGCTGGATCACGCCGGGCCTGTTCCATCCCCAGACCGAGCTGGGCCTGGTGGAAGTCAGCGCCGAAACCGGGGCGCGCGACAACGCGGCGTCGGGCTCGACATTCACCGCTGCCATGGATGTGGCCGACAGCTTCAACCCGGCGGGCAATCACATTGCCTCGGCGCGGATCAAGGGCGTGACACGCTTTGCCGTGCATCCCGCTGTGGGCTCGGCCATCATCGCCGGACGCGGCGCGCTGGCTGATGCCAGCGGCGCGCCGGACAGCCTGTTTGCCGACCGTCAGTTCATGCTGGTGGATTTGTCTGTCTCGGGTGCCCGCACTGCGGGCGGTGCCCGGAGCGCCGCTTGGGCCTATTTGCGGGCCGCCATTGAAGACGCGCGCTTCTATCCCGGCCGCTTCATGGCCCATCACGAAGGCGACGCCATCAACCGCTTCGATGCCGCCGCCATGGTGGATGTGGCACGCGGTGCCATGCCGCTGATCATGCGCATGGACCGGGCCAGCGATATCCGCCGGGCGATCCAGTTTGCCGGCCGCTACCCCAATATCCGCCTGATCATCGTGGGCGGCGCGGAGGCGCATCTGATGGCCGACGAGATCGCGCAGGCCGGCATTCCCGTCATCCTCGATCCCATGCGCAATCTGCCCGAAAGCTTTGACACGCTGGCGGCCAGCAACCGTGCCGCAGCGACCCTGCATGCAGCAGGGGTGCAGCTGGCCTACACCACGCTGGGCTCGGATCTGTACTGGAACCCGCGCCTCCTGCGTCAGCACGCCGGTATCGCCGTGGCCCACGGTGCCAGTTGGGACGATGCCTTCCGCGCTGTCACGCTGACGCCGGCGGAAATCTACGGCGTCGCCGACCGTTTCGGCTCGCTGGAGACCGGCAAGGCCGCGGACGTGGTGGTCTGGGACGGTGATCCGCTGGAGGTGCTCAGCGCGCCCACAGCCGTGCTTATCGACGGCCAGGTCACCTCGCTGGAAACCCGCCAGACCCGCCTGCGCGACCGCTACGCCGTACTCCGGCGCGAAGGTGAACACGGGTATGCGCATTGA
- a CDS encoding amidohydrolase — protein MRLFWSSVGAGALALAALTGCNGAGDEANGGDANGGAGELVRFNPDPYPSTYQPAPSGVTLIRGANVFDGVDQLLENTDILIENGRIAAIGQGLAAPDGAEIVEAEGRFVTPGVVDIHSHLGVYASPSVNAHSDGNEATAPVTAEVWAEHGVWPQDPGFDTALAAGVTTLHVLPGSANLFGGRGVTLRNVPARSVQAMKFPDAPYTLKMACGENPKRVYGNQGRAPASRMGNMAGYREAWQRAVEYRAAWNRYWDADDASATPPARNLELDTLMGVLDGEILIQMHCYRADEMALVLDMAEEFDYHVSVFHHAVEAYKIPDLLAEAGTCAAVWADWGGFKMEAYDSIIENLPITHALGACAMIHSDSDLGIQRLNHEVAKALGDGRRMGLDISDAEAVAWFTSAPARGLGIFEETGSIESGKRADIVIWSAHPFSSYALADHVYIDGALMYDRADPERRTVRDFMLGQPGEGVR, from the coding sequence ATGAGACTATTCTGGAGCAGTGTGGGGGCTGGCGCTTTGGCGCTGGCAGCCCTGACCGGGTGCAATGGTGCCGGGGATGAGGCCAATGGCGGGGACGCCAATGGCGGTGCCGGCGAGCTGGTGCGGTTCAATCCTGACCCCTACCCCTCCACCTATCAGCCGGCCCCGTCCGGCGTGACGCTGATCCGCGGCGCGAACGTGTTCGACGGCGTCGATCAGCTGCTGGAAAACACCGACATCCTGATCGAGAACGGGCGCATCGCCGCCATCGGCCAGGGCCTCGCCGCCCCCGACGGCGCTGAAATCGTCGAGGCTGAAGGCCGCTTCGTGACGCCGGGCGTGGTGGACATCCACTCCCATCTCGGTGTCTATGCCAGCCCCTCGGTCAACGCCCATTCCGACGGCAATGAAGCCACCGCCCCGGTGACAGCGGAGGTGTGGGCCGAGCATGGCGTCTGGCCGCAGGACCCGGGCTTTGACACGGCGCTCGCCGCCGGCGTGACCACGCTGCACGTGCTGCCGGGCTCGGCCAATCTGTTCGGCGGCCGCGGCGTGACCTTGCGCAATGTGCCTGCGCGCAGCGTCCAGGCGATGAAGTTTCCCGACGCTCCCTACACGCTGAAAATGGCCTGCGGCGAGAACCCCAAGCGGGTCTACGGCAATCAGGGCCGCGCCCCGGCCTCGCGCATGGGCAATATGGCGGGATACCGCGAAGCCTGGCAGCGCGCGGTGGAATACCGCGCCGCCTGGAACCGCTATTGGGACGCCGATGATGCGTCGGCCACGCCACCCGCGCGCAATCTGGAGCTGGACACGCTGATGGGCGTGCTGGACGGGGAAATCCTGATCCAGATGCATTGCTACCGCGCCGACGAAATGGCGCTGGTGCTCGATATGGCCGAAGAGTTCGACTACCACGTCTCGGTCTTCCACCACGCGGTGGAGGCCTACAAAATCCCCGATCTGCTGGCCGAGGCCGGCACCTGCGCGGCGGTGTGGGCCGACTGGGGCGGGTTCAAGATGGAGGCGTATGACTCGATCATTGAGAACCTGCCGATCACCCATGCGCTGGGTGCCTGCGCGATGATCCACTCCGATTCCGATCTGGGCATTCAGCGCCTCAACCACGAAGTGGCCAAGGCCCTGGGCGATGGCCGTCGCATGGGGCTGGATATTTCCGACGCCGAGGCGGTGGCCTGGTTCACGTCAGCGCCGGCACGGGGTCTGGGGATTTTCGAGGAGACCGGCTCGATTGAGAGCGGCAAGCGCGCCGATATCGTGATCTGGTCGGCGCACCCGTTCTCCAGCTACGCCCTGGCCGACCATGTCTATATCGATGGCGCGCTGATGTATGACCGCGCCGATCCCGAGCGGCGCACGGTGCGCGATTTCATGCTTGGCCAACCTGGTGAAGGAGTGCGCTGA
- a CDS encoding thiamine pyrophosphate-dependent enzyme, with the protein MALRTGAQHLIDALAAQGVERIFGVPGESYLAALDALVDSGIAFITCRHEAGAANMAEADGKLTGRPGICFVTRGPGATQAAVGVHTAFQDSTPMLLLVGQVRREDEGREAFQELDYAQAFAGIAKAAFEIRDPARVGEQMMRAYALALHGRPGPVVVGLPEDMLTEEAEAPAPRAFTRSLNDLGADTARTIAARIDAAERPLILAGGPGWSAAARAALHEFAVRFNCPVATSFRAKHVFDNTHSHYAGEAGIGVNPGLRDALREADVILAIGPRLGEMTTQSYELFDVPGGVGDRLIHIHPGGEELGRVYHPDMAVTASPGAAMLAIAEAATPQNAARRAAWVAARRADYEAWVQPVSVTGAVNPSQIWRAVSARYGDSAIMTNGAGNFAAWLHRFFDHSAYPGQLAPTSGAMGYGLPAAIAAKLRHPDRPVIAVCGDGDFLMAAPELATAAQHGANIVVCVFDNGTYGTIRMHQERAYPGRVSGTGLVNPDFKALAQSFGMAAWYVTMTDDFLPALEAALASGRPSLIHVRQSPEDIAPGKRLSAL; encoded by the coding sequence ATGGCTCTGCGCACTGGTGCCCAGCATCTCATCGACGCGCTCGCCGCTCAGGGCGTGGAGCGGATTTTCGGGGTTCCGGGGGAGAGTTATCTGGCCGCGCTGGATGCGCTGGTCGATAGCGGCATTGCCTTCATCACCTGCCGGCACGAGGCGGGGGCCGCCAATATGGCCGAAGCGGACGGCAAGCTGACCGGGCGGCCGGGCATCTGCTTTGTTACGCGCGGGCCGGGGGCGACGCAGGCGGCGGTCGGGGTGCACACGGCGTTTCAGGATTCCACCCCCATGCTGCTTCTGGTGGGTCAGGTGCGCCGCGAGGATGAGGGGCGCGAGGCGTTTCAGGAGCTCGATTACGCGCAGGCCTTCGCCGGGATCGCCAAGGCGGCGTTCGAAATTCGCGATCCCGCCCGGGTGGGCGAACAGATGATGCGCGCCTACGCGCTGGCCCTGCACGGCCGGCCCGGCCCGGTGGTAGTGGGCCTGCCCGAGGATATGCTGACTGAAGAAGCCGAGGCGCCGGCGCCGCGCGCCTTCACCCGCTCGCTGAATGATCTGGGCGCCGATACGGCCAGGACCATCGCCGCGCGCATCGACGCTGCGGAGCGCCCGCTGATCCTCGCCGGGGGCCCTGGCTGGAGTGCGGCGGCGCGTGCGGCGCTGCACGAATTTGCGGTGCGTTTCAATTGCCCCGTCGCCACAAGTTTCCGCGCCAAACATGTGTTCGACAACACCCATTCCCATTATGCAGGCGAGGCGGGGATCGGTGTGAACCCGGGCCTGCGCGATGCGCTGCGCGAGGCCGACGTGATCCTCGCCATCGGTCCGCGCCTGGGCGAGATGACCACCCAGAGCTATGAGCTTTTTGACGTGCCCGGCGGGGTGGGCGACCGCCTGATCCACATCCATCCCGGCGGCGAAGAGCTGGGCCGCGTCTATCATCCCGACATGGCCGTCACGGCCTCGCCCGGCGCGGCCATGCTCGCCATCGCAGAGGCGGCCACACCGCAAAACGCCGCCCGCCGCGCGGCCTGGGTCGCGGCGCGGCGCGCTGATTACGAAGCGTGGGTGCAGCCTGTGAGCGTCACCGGTGCGGTCAATCCATCGCAGATCTGGCGCGCCGTGTCGGCCCGTTATGGCGACAGCGCGATCATGACCAATGGCGCAGGCAATTTCGCCGCCTGGCTGCACCGGTTTTTTGATCACAGTGCGTATCCCGGTCAGCTGGCGCCCACATCGGGGGCCATGGGCTACGGCCTGCCCGCCGCCATCGCCGCCAAGCTGCGCCACCCTGACCGCCCGGTTATCGCCGTGTGCGGAGATGGCGATTTCCTGATGGCCGCGCCCGAGCTTGCCACCGCCGCCCAGCATGGCGCGAACATCGTGGTGTGTGTGTTTGACAACGGGACCTACGGCACGATCCGCATGCATCAGGAGCGCGCCTATCCCGGCCGTGTCTCGGGCACGGGCCTGGTCAATCCCGACTTCAAGGCGCTGGCGCAAAGCTTCGGCATGGCCGCCTGGTATGTGACGATGACCGACGATTTCCTGCCTGCGCTGGAGGCGGCGCTGGCGTCGGGGCGTCCGTCCCTGATCCATGTGCGCCAGTCACCCGAAGACATCGCCCCGGGCAAGAGGCTGAGCGCGCTTTAG
- the eno gene encoding phosphopyruvate hydratase: MSVIIDIRAREILDSRGNPTVEVDVELDDGSMGRAAVPSGASTGAHEAVERRDGGPRYGGKGVREAVASVEGEIYETIVGIDAAEQRVIDEAMIDLDGTPNKARLGANAILGVSLAVAKAAAQSRKLPLYRYLGGVNARILPAPMMNVINGGAHADNPVDFQEFMVMPTGLPSFSEALRCGSEIFHALKSRLKAGGYSTNVGDEGGFAPDLKSAEHCLDELMAAIEAAGYTPGQDVVLALDVASTEFFRDGRYVLEGAGRTCSSEEFAAYLTELVGAYPIVSIEDGMAEDDWTGWTALTSALDGQCQLVGDDLFVTNPERLWRGIEEGAANALLVKVNQIGTLSQTLDAVEMALRAGYGAVMSHRSGETEDSTIADLAVATNCGQIKTGSLARSDRTAKYNQLLRIEAELGSAAAYAGRSAIAAG, from the coding sequence ATGTCCGTCATCATCGACATCCGCGCGCGTGAGATTCTCGACAGCCGGGGCAATCCAACCGTCGAGGTGGATGTGGAGCTGGACGATGGCTCCATGGGCCGCGCGGCCGTGCCGTCGGGGGCCTCTACCGGTGCCCATGAGGCGGTGGAAAGACGCGATGGCGGCCCGCGCTATGGCGGCAAGGGCGTGCGCGAGGCCGTCGCCAGTGTCGAGGGCGAGATCTACGAGACCATAGTGGGCATTGATGCGGCCGAGCAGCGCGTCATCGACGAGGCGATGATCGATCTGGACGGCACGCCCAACAAGGCGCGCCTGGGTGCCAACGCCATTCTGGGCGTCTCGCTGGCGGTGGCCAAGGCGGCGGCGCAATCGCGCAAGCTGCCGCTTTACCGGTATCTGGGCGGGGTGAATGCGCGCATCCTGCCCGCGCCGATGATGAACGTCATCAATGGCGGCGCCCATGCCGACAATCCGGTGGATTTCCAGGAATTCATGGTCATGCCCACCGGCCTGCCCAGCTTCTCTGAAGCCCTGCGCTGCGGGTCGGAGATTTTCCACGCCCTGAAATCGCGCCTGAAAGCCGGCGGCTATTCCACCAATGTGGGCGATGAGGGCGGGTTCGCCCCCGATCTCAAAAGCGCCGAGCATTGCCTGGACGAGCTGATGGCCGCCATCGAGGCGGCCGGATACACGCCCGGCCAGGACGTGGTGCTGGCGCTGGATGTCGCCTCCACCGAGTTTTTCCGGGACGGGCGCTATGTGCTGGAGGGTGCCGGGCGCACCTGCTCGTCCGAAGAATTTGCCGCCTATCTGACTGAACTCGTGGGTGCCTACCCCATCGTCTCCATCGAGGACGGCATGGCCGAGGATGACTGGACAGGCTGGACCGCGCTCACCTCGGCGCTGGACGGCCAGTGTCAGCTGGTGGGCGATGATCTGTTCGTGACGAACCCTGAACGTCTGTGGCGCGGCATCGAGGAAGGCGCGGCCAATGCGCTTCTGGTCAAGGTCAACCAGATCGGCACGTTGTCGCAGACCCTGGACGCCGTCGAGATGGCCCTGCGCGCGGGCTATGGCGCGGTGATGAGCCACCGTTCGGGCGAAACAGAGGATTCCACCATCGCGGACCTGGCCGTCGCGACCAATTGCGGGCAGATCAAGACCGGCTCGCTGGCGCGCTCCGACCGCACCGCCAAATACAATCAGCTCCTGCGCATCGAAGCCGAACTCGGCTCGGCGGCGGCCTATGCCGGGCGCAGCGCGATCGCGGCCGGGTAG
- a CDS encoding CTP synthase: MPRYIFITGGVVSSLGKGLASAALGALLQARGYSVRLRKLDPYLNVDPGTMSPYQHGEVYVTDDGAETDLDLGHYERFTGVPAAQSDNITTGRIYSDIIARERRGDYLGATVQVIPHVTDAIKAFVLSDAGDVDFVLCEIGGTVGDIEGLPFFEAIRQLGQELGRDRCVFVHVTLLPFIKAAGEMKTKPTQHSVKELRSIGIQPDILLCRCEIPLDPSDKRKIALFCNVPENAVIEGRDAASLYDVPGEYHAQGFDSVILDRFGITDAPEPDMSVWEAISNAVHNPDGEVTIAVVGKYTVLADAYKSLLEALTHGGIANHVKVRVRWLDASQFETPDNFSALEDVHAILVPGGFGERGAEGKIAAARFARERKVPYFGICFGMQMAVIEAARHLAGVPGAGTSEFGAPAEPVVGLLTEWVKDNEVVRRYAGGDLGGTMRLGAFPAALKDGSRVREIYGADRIEERHRHRYEVNIAWRGQLEAAGLIFSGLSPDGVLPEIVEYADHPWFIGVQFHPEYKSRPFEPHPLFASFVAAAIEHSRLV; this comes from the coding sequence ATGCCGCGATATATTTTCATCACCGGCGGCGTGGTCTCCTCCCTTGGAAAAGGCCTCGCTTCCGCTGCCCTTGGCGCGCTTTTGCAAGCGCGCGGGTATTCCGTGCGCCTGCGCAAGCTGGACCCCTATCTCAATGTCGATCCGGGCACGATGTCGCCCTATCAGCATGGTGAGGTCTATGTCACCGATGACGGGGCGGAGACCGATCTGGATCTGGGCCATTACGAGCGCTTCACCGGCGTGCCCGCGGCCCAGAGCGACAATATCACCACGGGGCGCATCTATTCCGACATCATCGCGCGCGAGCGCCGGGGCGATTATCTGGGTGCCACCGTCCAGGTGATTCCCCACGTCACCGACGCCATCAAGGCGTTCGTCCTGTCCGACGCCGGGGATGTGGACTTTGTCTTGTGCGAGATTGGCGGCACGGTGGGCGATATCGAGGGCCTGCCCTTCTTCGAGGCGATCCGCCAGCTGGGCCAGGAGCTGGGCCGCGACCGCTGCGTCTTCGTGCATGTCACGCTTTTGCCTTTCATCAAGGCGGCCGGCGAGATGAAGACCAAACCGACCCAGCACTCGGTCAAGGAGCTGCGCTCCATCGGCATCCAGCCCGATATCCTTCTGTGCCGTTGCGAGATTCCGCTGGACCCGTCCGACAAGCGCAAGATCGCCCTGTTCTGCAATGTACCGGAAAATGCCGTGATCGAGGGGCGCGACGCGGCCTCGCTCTATGACGTGCCCGGCGAGTACCACGCGCAGGGCTTCGATTCGGTGATCCTCGACCGGTTCGGCATTACCGACGCGCCCGAGCCCGACATGTCGGTGTGGGAGGCCATCAGCAACGCCGTCCACAATCCTGATGGTGAGGTCACCATCGCGGTGGTGGGCAAATACACGGTGCTGGCCGACGCCTATAAATCCCTGCTCGAAGCGCTCACCCATGGCGGCATCGCCAATCATGTGAAGGTGCGCGTGCGCTGGCTGGACGCCAGCCAGTTCGAAACGCCGGACAATTTTTCAGCCCTTGAAGACGTGCACGCGATTCTGGTGCCCGGCGGGTTCGGCGAACGCGGTGCCGAGGGCAAGATCGCTGCAGCCCGCTTCGCGCGCGAGCGCAAGGTGCCGTATTTCGGCATCTGCTTTGGCATGCAGATGGCGGTGATCGAGGCGGCGCGCCATCTCGCCGGCGTACCTGGCGCCGGCACGTCGGAGTTCGGTGCGCCCGCCGAGCCGGTGGTCGGCCTCCTGACCGAATGGGTCAAGGATAATGAGGTCGTGCGCCGCTATGCCGGCGGGGATCTGGGCGGCACCATGCGCCTGGGCGCGTTTCCGGCCGCGCTGAAAGACGGGTCGCGGGTGCGCGAAATCTACGGCGCTGACCGGATCGAGGAACGCCACCGCCACCGCTATGAGGTCAACATCGCCTGGCGCGGCCAGCTCGAAGCCGCCGGCCTCATCTTCTCCGGCCTGTCGCCTGACGGCGTGCTGCCCGAAATCGTGGAATACGCCGACCATCCCTGGTTCATCGGCGTGCAATTCCACCCCGAATACAAATCAAGGCCGTTTGAGCCGCACCCGCTGTTCGCCAGCTTCGTGGCGGCAGCGATCGAGCATTCGAGGCTGGTTTAA
- the rpmF gene encoding 50S ribosomal protein L32 produces the protein MAVPKRKTSPSKRNMRRGHDSISTTAYVEDKDTGELRRPHHVDLKTGMYRGKQIFTPKED, from the coding sequence ATGGCGGTCCCCAAGCGCAAAACCTCTCCGTCCAAGCGCAATATGCGCCGCGGACATGATTCCATCTCCACGACGGCCTATGTCGAGGACAAGGACACCGGCGAGCTGCGCCGTCCGCACCATGTCGATCTCAAGACCGGCATGTATCGCGGCAAGCAGATTTTCACGCCGAAAGAAGACTGA
- a CDS encoding 6-carboxytetrahydropterin synthase encodes MSALVLEISKDFTFDAAHHFTHKDANHPFSRLHGHSFAGTVTLSGARATESGMVRDFWEIDAELAKIRDQLDHRLLNEVEGLEHPSLEAIAHWVFERLDAALPGVVSVEIRRPSCGEKALVRRA; translated from the coding sequence ATGTCCGCACTCGTACTGGAAATCTCGAAGGACTTCACCTTCGACGCCGCCCATCATTTCACCCACAAGGACGCGAACCATCCGTTCTCGCGCCTGCACGGCCATTCCTTCGCCGGCACGGTGACCCTGTCGGGCGCGCGCGCGACAGAGAGCGGCATGGTGCGTGATTTCTGGGAGATCGATGCGGAGCTGGCGAAAATCCGCGACCAGCTGGACCACCGCCTGCTCAACGAGGTGGAGGGGCTGGAACACCCCTCGCTGGAAGCCATCGCCCACTGGGTGTTCGAGCGCCTGGACGCCGCCCTGCCCGGCGTGGTGAGCGTGGAAATCCGCCGCCCCAGCTGCGGGGAAAAGGCGCTGGTGCGGCGCGCCTGA
- a CDS encoding replication-associated recombination protein A — MTNLFQSAGLEAAAPRPLADRLRPQALSDVVGQDHLIGPDGPLGRMLARGHLASIILWGPPGVGKTTLARLLSDAAGLEFDAISAVFSGVADLKKAFDRARARRASGQGTLLFVDEIHRFNRAQQDGFLPVVEEGVVTLVGATTENPSFELNAALLSRCQVLVLKRLDADALERLLTRAEALEGRALALTPEARDVMMALADGDGRYLLNLAEQVFAASPDTPLAPAGLGQLVQRRAPSYDKAGDSHYNLISALHKSIRGSDPDAALYWLARMLEAGEDPLFLARRLVRMANEDIGLADPGAVHAALAAKDVYDFLGSPEGELALAQAVVHLACAPKSNAVYKAWKAAVRSAKATGSLSPPKHILNAPTKLMKAEGYGQGYEYDHDAAGGVSGQDYFPDEMTDRPVFYEPKDGGREAQLKERLDRWRVLRNERRGR; from the coding sequence ATGACCAATCTGTTCCAGTCCGCCGGTCTTGAAGCCGCCGCGCCGCGCCCGCTGGCCGACCGGTTGCGTCCACAGGCCCTGAGCGATGTGGTGGGTCAGGATCATCTGATCGGCCCGGACGGCCCGCTTGGGCGCATGCTGGCGCGCGGGCATCTGGCCTCCATCATCCTGTGGGGGCCGCCGGGCGTGGGCAAGACCACGCTGGCGCGCCTGCTCAGCGATGCGGCGGGGTTGGAGTTTGACGCCATCTCGGCGGTGTTCTCCGGCGTGGCGGACTTGAAGAAAGCCTTCGACCGCGCCCGCGCCCGCCGCGCCTCGGGCCAGGGCACGTTGTTGTTCGTCGACGAGATCCATCGCTTTAACCGCGCCCAGCAGGACGGCTTTTTGCCCGTGGTGGAGGAGGGGGTGGTCACCCTGGTGGGTGCCACCACCGAAAACCCCAGCTTCGAGCTCAACGCCGCGCTCCTGTCGCGCTGTCAGGTGCTGGTGCTCAAGCGGCTGGACGCCGATGCGCTCGAACGCCTGCTCACCCGCGCCGAGGCGCTGGAGGGCCGGGCGCTGGCGCTGACGCCAGAGGCGCGCGATGTCATGATGGCGCTGGCCGACGGGGACGGGCGCTATCTGCTCAATCTGGCCGAACAGGTCTTCGCCGCCTCACCCGATACACCGCTGGCCCCGGCGGGCCTGGGCCAGCTGGTGCAGCGCCGGGCCCCGTCCTACGACAAGGCGGGCGATTCCCACTACAATCTCATCTCCGCCCTGCACAAATCCATTCGCGGTTCGGACCCGGACGCGGCGCTGTACTGGCTGGCGCGCATGCTGGAGGCGGGCGAGGACCCGCTCTTCCTCGCGCGCCGCCTGGTGCGTATGGCCAATGAGGATATTGGTCTGGCCGATCCCGGCGCGGTGCACGCGGCGCTGGCGGCCAAGGACGTGTATGATTTCCTGGGCAGTCCCGAAGGCGAGCTGGCGCTGGCCCAGGCCGTGGTCCATCTCGCCTGCGCGCCCAAATCCAACGCCGTCTACAAGGCCTGGAAGGCGGCGGTGCGCAGCGCCAAGGCGACGGGCTCCCTGAGCCCGCCCAAACACATCCTCAACGCTCCCACCAAGCTGATGAAGGCTGAAGGCTATGGCCAGGGCTATGAGTACGACCACGACGCTGCCGGCGGGGTCTCGGGTCAGGATTATTTCCCGGACGAGATGACCGACCGCCCGGTCTTCTACGAACCCAAGGACGGCGGGCGCGAGGCGCAGTTGAAAGAGCGCCTGGACCGCTGGCGGGTGCTGAGAAACGAGCGGCGGGGGCGTTAG